Proteins encoded together in one Cicer arietinum cultivar CDC Frontier isolate Library 1 chromosome 4, Cicar.CDCFrontier_v2.0, whole genome shotgun sequence window:
- the LOC101505866 gene encoding BRCT domain-containing protein At4g02110, producing MMETSNSPRVFRGVHFVLFGFNPLTESKIRFKLVNGGGIDAGKYSGNCTHVIVDNITYDDPVCVAARNDGKKVVTALWVEHRADIGTCVNINSIMYRPLKDLDGIPGAKNLTVCLTGYLRQDRDDIMTMVELMGAQFSKPLVATKVTHLVCYKFEGEKYELAKRLATIKLVNHHWLEDCLKNWKILPEEKYFKSGFELEMMEEEAKDSEEEVEDSKLEQCRGRNRSKSPLGSKFGTALTHGMSKSLREEASNAISDSTGPQVLPNTNKGKDSTTTPNKDNSDQDIDLHNIGDSKISRQVPEASWHSTSRQPPESYVKTIGSKNADFPKTSGFQDLGLTENTNSPVQGPNLHDDTLETKKLSCSRSTSASAERLACSDEKLGATSYSRKNLKGFNFSRVLDECKDREGNNLESSSTKAEKESEGIKSACVEGSGKETGVIQKGHKNNLLPQKRTKEAASTKLKSRKTAANAKLSIERTPLANGKSQGLKAPSVVDEPPVSDGYLSVDKDGINSSNTYLISKSAASTSNSLAFDKPVSRNTESAQCDNAYQNSAQRAVQSLSKTKISGEADITGFGMGKGDNEAKQLNVTTNLGCSSPGKKSKNEGSTGLDNLDLCNEESNKLIRKSPRKKSVAKRTLGSRPRKGVTTKLKSSVCLNKTAQQDEGVSSSSGSQEIEISGAKKHQSSPQILDVNKLMEQEMVSECAEDAGGKTNILDDETEAPDDKCEYKLGMAPDEELVNISKKVDTSTEENLEEIDHLKKCEEAMPPKKVTNETGKQKLRSLLDSTSKLKVKHQAKKHPASRTKKTTVTKKLVKSEVAVSEEKIDNVTRDEAGINILKEMSVPSDISENSNVPRNKSQNFIEEEKENRPNEREQGSVEGRSVVNRTTKSSVTLANITSKKMKHNPSISGFNAKVKTEATCFILSGHRLQRKEFQQVIKRLKGRVCRDSHQWSYHATHFISPDPIRRTEKFFAATASGRWILKTDFLTDSSEAGKFMPEEPYEWHKNGLSEDGAINMEAPRKWRLVKERTGHGAFYGMRIVVYGDCFAPPLDTLKRVVKAGDGTILATSPPYTRFLDTGVDYAIVSPGMPRVDLWVQEFLKHEIPCVVADYLVEYVCKPGFSLERHVLYGTHAWADKSFAKLLSKAEEIIEVVIPAPAEDCNDGDDDVACRVCRSRERGDVMLICGDESGSVGCGMGTHIDCCDPPLTAVPEEDWFCPKCINTQKCSKNPNKRKKGALSSSKTK from the exons ATGATGGAAACGAGTAACTCACCGCGAGTGTTTCGCGGTGTTCATTTTGTTCTATTTGGTTTTAATCCACTCACTGAAAGCAAG ATACGATTCAAGCTTGTAAATGGTGGTGGAATTGATGCGGGGAAGTACAGTGGGAATTGCACTCATGTTATTGTTGATAACATTACTTAT GACGATCCTGTTTGTGTTGCTGCAAGAAATGATGGAAAGAAGGTGGTTACTGCATTATGGGTTGAACACCGTGCTGATATTGGAACGTGTGTTAATATTAACTCG ATTATGTACAGACCGCTTAAAGATTTAGATGGAATTCCGGGTGCAAAAAATTTGACTGTCTGCTTGACTGGCTATCTACGCCAGGATCGGGATGACATTATG aCAATGGTTGAGCTGATGGGTGCACAGTTTTCTAAGCCGTTGGTGGCAACCAAGGTTACTCATCTTGTATGCTACAAATTTGAAG GGGAGAAGTACGAGCTTGCCAAGAGATTGGCCACAATAAAGCTAGTTAATCATCATTGGTTGGAAGATTG CTTAAAGAATTGGAAGATTCTTCCtgaagaaaaatatttcaaGAG TGGTTTTGAACTGGAGATGATGGAGGAAGAGGCTAAGGATTCCGAGGAAGAGGTTGAGGATTCCAAGCTGGAGCAATGCAGGGGAAGGAATAGAAGCAAAAGTCCCCTCGGTTCGAAATTTGGTACAGCTTTGACTCATGGAATGTCAAAATCTTTAAGAGAGGAGGCATCAAATGCCATCTCAGATTCTACTGGTCCACAGGTTTTGCCAAACACCAATAAGGGTAAAGACTCAACTACTACACCAAATAAGGACAATTCTGATCAAGATATAGACTTGCATAATATTGGTGACTCAAAAATAAGCCGCCAGGTTCCTGAAGCTTCTTGGCATTCTACATCGCGTCAGCCACCTGAATCATATGTTAAGACCATTGGGTCTAAAAATGCTGATTTTCCGAAGACATCTGGCTTCCAGGATCTTGGCCTTACTGAAAATACAAATTCACCGGTTCAAGGACCCAATCTGCATGATGACACTTTGGAGACCAAGAAGTTAAGTTGCTCGAGATCAACTTCTGCAAGTGCGGAAAGACTTGCCTGTTCAGATGAAAAGCTTGGTGCTACAAGTTACTCTAGGAAGAATCTAAAGGGATTTAACTTTTCGAGGGTATTAGACGAATGTAAAGACAGAGAAGGCAACAACCTTGAATCCTCTTCCACTAAGGCAGAAAAGGAAAGTGAGGGAATCAAATCTGCCTGTGTTGAAGGATCTGGGAAAGAAACTGGTGTTATTCAAAAGggtcataaaaataatttattgccTCAAAAGAGGACAAAAGAAGCTGCTTCTACCAAATTAAAATCAAGGAAAACTGCTGCTAATGCAAAATTGTCTATTGAAAGGACACCACTAGCAAATGGTAAATCTCAAGGATTAAAAGCGCCATCTGTGGTTGATGAGCCACCTGTGTCTGATGGATATCTTTCAGTTGACAAAGATGGTATAAATAGCTCAAACACTTACTTGATTTCTAAATCTGCAGCTTCTACCTCCAACTCACTGGCATTTGATAAGCCTGTCTCAAGAAATACAGAGTCTGCTCAATGTGATAATGCTTATCAGAATTCAGCACAAAGGGCTGTTCAGAGCTTAAGTAAGACTAAAATTAGTGGTGAGGCTGATATAACAGGTTTTGGAATGGGAAAAGGTGATAATGAAGCAAAGCAACTTAATGTCACTACAAATCTTGGTTGTTCATCACCAGGAAAGAAGTCAAAGAATGAAGGATCTACTGGTCTTGATAATTTAGATTTATGCAATGAAGAAAGCAATAAACTGATTAGAAAATCACCCCGTAAGAAGTCAGTTGCCAAGAGAACTTTGGGTTCTAGACCCAGAAAAGGTGTTACTACTAAACTGAAAAGTTCAGTTTGCTTGAATAAAACTGCTCAGCAAGATGAAGGTGTAAGTTCTTCCAGTGGAAGCCAAGAGATAGAAATTTCTGGCGCTAAAAAGCATCAGTCATCACCCCAAATCCTTGATGTTAATAAATTGATGGAGCAAGAAATGGTTAGTGAATGTGCAGAAGATGCTGGTGgcaaaactaatattttggaTGACGAGACAGAGGCTCCAGATGACAAATGTGAGTATAAGTTGGGAATGGCTCCTGATGAAGAATTGGTTAATATTTCCAAAAAAGTAGACACCTCAACAGAAGAGAACTTGGAAGAAATtgaccatttaaaaaaatgtgaagAAGCAATGCCTCCTAAAAAAGTCACAAATGAAACTGGAAAACAGAAACTACGTTCACTGTTAGACTCAACCTCAAAGTTAAAAGTAAAGCATCAAGCAAAAAAACATCCTGCAAGTAGAACCAAGAAGACCACAGTTACAAAGAAATTAGTGAAATCTGAAGTGGCAGTATCTGAGGAGAAGATTGATAATGTGACAAGGGATGAGGCAGGGATAAATATCCTGAAAGAAATGTCTGTACCTTCTGATATAAGTGAGAACTCAAATGTACCAAGAAATAAGTCACAAAATTTTATTGAAGAGGAAAAGGAGAACAGACCAAATGAAAGAGAGCAAGGTTCAGTGGAGGGAAGAAGTGTTGTAAATCGAACTACTAAATCTAGTGTTACGCTAGCAAATATCACGTCTAAGAAAATGAAGCACAATCCATCTATATCAGGATTTAATGCAAAAGTAAAAACTGAAGCCACATGTTTTATATTAAGTGGGCATCGCCTACAGAGAAAGGAGTTTCAACAAGTAATCAAGCGTTTGAAAGGAAGGGTTTGCCGCGATTCTCATCAGTGGTCATATCATGCGACACACTTCATATCCCCGGACCCAATAAGGAGGACAGAGAAATTTTTTGCTGCTACTGCATCAGGAAG GTGGATTCTTAAAACTGATTTCTTAACTGACAGTAGCGAGGCAGGAAAGTTCATGCCAGAGGAGCCTTATGAGTGGCACAAGAATGGTCTCAGTGAGGATGGTGCCATCAATATGGAAGCTCCAAGAAAGTGGCGGCTGGTGAAAGAAAGAACAGGTCATGGTGCCTTTTATGGGATGCGTATTGTTGTATATGGTGATTGTTTTGCCCCACCTTTG GATACTCTAAAGCGCGTGGTAAAAGCTGGAGATGGAACAATATTAGCAACATCTCCACCTTATACCCGCTTTCTTGATACTGGGGTCGACTATGCCATAGTTAGCCCTGGTATGCCACGTGTTGATTTGTGGGTCCAAGAGTTCTTAAAACATGAGATACCTTGTGTTGTAGCAGACTACTTGGTCGAGTATGTCTGCAAGCCTGGGTTCTCCCTTGAAAGACATGTATTGTATGGCACTCATGCTTGGGCAGATAAGTCATTTGCAAAACTTCTAAGTAAGGCAGAGGAGATTATTGAGGTGGTCATTCCTGCTCCTGCTGAGGATTGCaatgatggtgatgatgatgtaGCTTGCCGGGTATGTAGATCCCGGGAAAGAGGAGATGTTATGCTCATTTGTGGTGATGAAAGTGGTTCCGTTGGCTGTGGAATGGGTACCCATATCGATTGCTGCGATCCTCCGCTCACAGCTGTTCCTGAGGAGGATTGGTTCTGCCCAAAATGCATTAACACCCAAAAATGCTCAAAAAATCCCAATAAAAGGAAAAAGGGAGCATTATCTTCATCAAAGACCAAGTGA
- the LOC101506401 gene encoding uncharacterized protein, translating to MGRAAPIITAVVFLAVGVIFSPETFGSKSTAISTYLKLAHLLGFSIAFGAALWVTFIGGIIMFKNLPRHQFGNLQSKMFPAYFSMVGVCIAVAVASFGYLHPWKTSSTTEKYQLGFLLSSLAFNLANLFVFTPMTIELMKQRHKVERENSIGEEVGWSKNVEVAKKNPKLAAMNKKFGMIHGLSSLANIMSFGSLAIHSWYLAGKIDL from the exons ATGGGTAGAGCCGCTCCGATAATAACGGCGGTGGTCTTCTTAGCCGTCGGAGTTATATTCTCACCGGAGACATTCGGATCAAAATCAACCGCTATCTCAACCTACCTCAAACTAGCTCACCTCCTCGGTTTCTCCATCGCTTTCGGCGCGGCTCTATGGGTAACATTTATCGGTGGGATCATTATGTTTAA GAATTTGCCTAGGCATCAGTTTGGTAATTTGCAGAGCAAGATGTTTCCGGCTTATTTTTCAATGGTTGGTGTTTGTATCGCCGTTGCAGTGGCTTCCTTTGGTTACCTTCACCCGTGGAAAACTTCATCCACAACTGAAAAATACCAACTTGGCTTCTTGCTTTCTTCCCTTGCTTTCAATCTTGCTAATTTATTCGTCTTTACGCCGATGACCATTGAG TTGATGAAACAAAGGCATAAAGTGGAGAGAGAGAATAGCATCGGAGAGGAAGTTGGGTGGTCAAAAAATGTTGAAGTTGCAAAGAAAAACCCAAAGCTTGCAGCGATGAACAAGAAGTTTGGTATGATTCATGGATTATCTTCCCTTGCCAATATCATGTCATTTGGAAGTCTTGCGATACACTCTTGGTATTTGGCAGGTAAAATTGATCTCTGA
- the LOC101506730 gene encoding phospholipase A1 PLIP2, chloroplastic, with amino-acid sequence METMCLKTGIVPSISIGGSLDTRAAPSHVSTVARSAAEKQPSQKSLFSRFSFRYPLESLWPKQRCSTNTTFSGLSLDDAVLSDNRDTAKAVRDDGDEAQSGNWVLKILHVKSVWKGEQGNDDDDEKEGIDNDQNNDDGDEVCDTCAVDNDEKEQDFQFDRDSFSKMLRRVSLGEARLYAQMSHLGSLAYSIPKIKPGKLLKHYGLRFVTSSLEKKELAAKSEKIPQEVESKEKQEETKEANNGGYRISASTAYNIAASAASYLHAQTRSILPFKSSNAMAGEGSNESLHNINMMNTEVASLMATTDSVTAVVAAKEEVKQAVADDLNSTRSSPCEWFICDDNQSGTRFFVIQGSESLASWQANLLFEPIKFEGLDILVHRGIYEAAKGIYQQMLPEVHAHLKSRGSRATFRFTGHSLGGSLALLVNLMLFIRQEVPTSSLLPVVTFGSPSIMCGGDTLLDKLGLPRSHVQAIIMHRDIVPRAFSCNYPDHVAKILKAINANFRNHPCLNNQKLLYTPMGELLILQPDEKFSPSHHLLPQGSGLYLLCCPLSESNDTEKKLRAAQLVFLNTPHPLEILSDRSAYGSGGSIQRDHDMNSYLKTVRSVIRQELNQIRKSMRDKRRKVWWPLVLPRRVDGIVVGRSMVSVNIGQRQSPFSGMIKTGRESLKRFSRLVASQHMHLFVLLVFPARMLILGAYSLISLR; translated from the exons atggaAACTATGTGTTTAAAAACAGGGATAGTTCCCTCCATCTCAATCGGTGGTTCATTAGATACACGCGCCGCCCCATCTCACGTGTCCACGGTGGCTCGTTCCGCCGCTGAGAAACAACCTTCTCAAAAATCTCTATTTTCTAGATTCTCATTCAGATACCCATTGGAATCTCTATGGCCGAAACAACGTTGTTCCACGAATACAACGTTCAGTGGATTGTCCCTCGACGACGCCGTTTTATCGGATAACAGAGATACGGCAAAAGCCGTTAGAGATGACGGCGACGAGGCGCAGAGTGGAAACTGGGTTTTGAAGATTTTGCATGTGAAGTCTGTGTGGAAAGGGGAACAAGGGAATGATGACGATGATGAAAAGGAAGGAATTGACAACGATCAAAACAATGATGATGGTGATGAGGTGTGTGATACTTGCGCGGTTGATAATGATGAAAAAGAACAGGATTTTCAATTTGATAGAGACTCGTTTTCTAAAATGCTACGAAGGGTGTCTTTGGGTGAAGCTAGATTGTATGCGCAGATGTCACATTTGGGAAGCTTGGCTTATTCTATACCTAAAATCAAG CCAGGGAAACTCTTGAAACATTATGGTCTGCGTTTTGTAACTTCATCGCTAGAGAAAAAGGAATTGGCAGCAAAATCTGAGAAAATTCCACAGGAAGTTGAAAGTAAAGAGAAGCAAGAAGAAACAAAGGAGGCAAATAATGGCGGATATAGGATAAGTGCATCAACTGCTTATAACATTGCTGCTTCTGCAGCCTCTTATCTTCATGCTCAAACGAGGAGCATACTTCCATTCAAATCTTCAAATGCGATGGCTGGTGAAGGAAGCAATGAAAGCCTTCACAATATTAACATGATGAACACAGAGGTGGCGTCTTTGATGGCAACTACTGATTCAGTTACAGCAGTGGTTGCAGCAAAGGAGGAAGTAAAGCAGGCCGTTGCAGATGATCTGAACTCAACTCGTTCATCACCCTGCGAATGGTTCATCTGCGATGATAATCAGAGTGGTACAAGATTTTTTGTTATTCAG gGTTCAGAGTCGTTAGCATCTTGGCAAGCAAACCTGCTTTTTGAGcccattaaatttgag GGCTTGGATATCCTTGTGCACAGAGGTATATACGAGGCTGCAAAAGGGATATATCAACAAATGTTGCCGGAAGTTCACGCCCATCTAAAATCTCGAGGTTCTCGTGCAACTTTTCGTTTCACCGGACATTCTCTTGGTGGAAGCTTGGCATTACTCGTAAATCTTATGCTCTTCATAAGACAAGAAGTACCGACCTCCTCTCTACTTCCCGTGGTAACTTTCGGTTCCCCTTCCATTATGTGTGGAGGTGACACTCTGCTAGACAAGCTGGGTCTACCACGAAGTCATGTTCAGGCAATTATAATGCACCGAGACATAGTACCACGAGCATTTTCTTGCAATTACCCTGACCATGTTGCGAAAATCTTGAAGGCTATCAATGCGAATTTTCGAAATCACCCATGTCTCAATAACCAA AAGCTACTATATACACCAATGGGGGAACTATTGATTCTACAACCAGATGAGAAGTTTTCACCAAGCCATCATCTTCTACCACAAGGAAGTGGTCTATATCTTCTGTGTTGTCCTTTGTCAGAATCGAACGACACAGAGAAGAAGCTCCGAGCCGCGCAGTTGGTGTTCTTGAACACACCTCATCCACTGGAGATATTAAGCGATCGATCTGCATATGGATCTGGAGGAAGCATACAAAGAGATCATGACATGAACTCCTACTTAAAGACAGTGAGGAGTGTAATTCGCCAAGAACTTAATCAAATCCGAAAATCAATGAGAGACAAAAGGCGCAAAGTATGGTGGCCTCTTGTATTACCGCGGAGAGTCGACGGCATTGTTGTCGGGAGGTCTATGGTATCGGTCAATATCGGTCAACGCCAGTCACCCTTCTCTGGCATGATAAAGACAGGAAGAGAGTCCTTGAAGAGGTTCAGTAGGCTTGTTGCATCTCAACATATGCATTTGTTTGTGTTGCTTGTTTTCCCTGCTAGGATGTTAATCTTGGGTGCATATAGCTTAATTAGCCTTAgatga